TGCCAAGAACGGAAAGTTTGCTCTACAGCTAATCAGCTCCACTGGGAAGAGAAGGCCCAGGGGCCTCGTTACTAGGTCCCTGTGGCACTGTCCAGGCCTAGCTCCCCAACATCATCACTGCAGACCTCAGGAAAGGCCAGTGGGTGGTATTGTCCAATGGGTAGCAGTCCCCAGGAGCAGATGgactctctctcctctgtcctggGGTTGGGGTTGCAGACCAAGCTCTTTTGCTTCTCTTGCCCACCAGCCTCAGGCTGGCTACCTCCGACGCCCCCGACGCGATGGAGGAGTGGGATGTGCCCCAGATGAAGAAGGAGGTGGAGAGCCTCAAGTACCAGCTGGCCTTCAAGAGGGAGATGTCCTCCAAGACGATCCCCGAGTGAGTGCTCTGTGATGTGTGTCGTTTGCCTGCCCTGCCACTGTCCCTTGTGTTAACCCGGGCCTCACACCCCAGTGGGCAGGTGCCATGGGAATGACCGACATTCACTGAAACTCCCTGCTCACAGGCTTCTCAAGTGGATCGAGGATGGGATCCCCAAGGACCCCTTCCTGAACCCTGACCTGATGAAGAACAACCCTTGGGTAGAGAAGGCCAAGTGTACCATCTTATGAGCCTGACCCACGCTCTGTGTAAGGCGTGACTTTATAAACAGACGTCTCCAGGTGTCTTGGCTTTTGTACATTCCCTGTGGGAGTCAGTGTGATCTGATGTCCTGGGGCAGTGGGGCTACAGAAGGTCCCTGATGTACAGGCTGCGCCGCACAGCATTGGAGACACCCTCGTTGAACCGGAACCACACCTCACTCCTGCCCACTGCCACACCCATGCGCCAATCATCTGTGTCCTTCTCTGGGGCCTCCGCCTCTGCAGGGACCAAAGGGTTGCACCTCAGCAGACAGACCCCAGAccatgtccccaccccaccccccttcctTCTGTGAGCCATACACACCTCTGCGTGGGACTGCCACTCTCCTGATGACCACACGTCCAAAGAAGTCCCTCTCGGGCTATCAGAGAAGAGGGGCCATCAGACTGGTAGGTGGGCAAGTGGGCACACCCAGGCCTTTCCCATGGGAGAGGAGACTTCAATGCCTCAGAGCAAGGCCTGTAGCTAGGAGTGCCTCTCCTAGCCCACTGCCCACTGTCTGGGAGCAACAGGTGGGTCCTTGGGACTTGGAGAAAGCCCTACCCACCATTCACTATTTTGCCCCAGCCctaccccccccaac
Above is a window of Onychomys torridus chromosome 8, mOncTor1.1, whole genome shotgun sequence DNA encoding:
- the Gng13 gene encoding guanine nucleotide-binding protein G(I)/G(S)/G(O) subunit gamma-13, producing MEEWDVPQMKKEVESLKYQLAFKREMSSKTIPELLKWIEDGIPKDPFLNPDLMKNNPWVEKAKCTIL